The following DNA comes from Quercus robur chromosome 1, dhQueRobu3.1, whole genome shotgun sequence.
CAATGTCTGCCAGagaatggtaaaataaatttggtctaaaaaatgcaatttactAACCTATTAATATTATGAAtgctcaaatatatatattttttaaaaggccAAAATTTTGCACTTAGCAGTTAAATTTCAAATGTtataatttacacaattattttttaccctaattttttcattttttttaatgataggATATAATTTTATCGTATGACATCTCTTTGTGAtcatagttttttatcatcagattaatatattaatgagacaaacttaggtacagtactttaCATACAATTCCTTAAGTTCTCCAATTAAATCATTTCACATGTCAGTTTATCCATGTCATCCCAAACACTATTAGATTCATCCTTATGGCAATGGAGTTCAAACCAAAAAGTAGCAAGGCCATGACCAACCCACCTCCACCATTGCTTAGCCCCGTCACCCAAACCTAGTGCAACCCACAGCCACCAAAACCCATGTCCATCACCATCTCAAACCATCACCCTAATCCTAACCCAACAAACCATAGCCACCTAAACCCAGTTTTGTCAACCCAAACTGAGCAACTCACGACCAAGGACACCCAAACACCACCATAGGGTCGATCATTGCACATCGAGGTTGAAACCCTAGTTTAGCTCTTCAAGAAGCTTCATGTTCAGTGAGTTTTCTATTATATATTGTGGGTTTAAAATCGGGTATGAATTCGTATTGTCTCGCCACTAGTTTGGATCTCAAATAGATCTGAATCGTTGAAGCTCTTCAATTCAGGACAAACCTAAAACGTTGTGGCTCTTGGATTCACTTTTCCCCCCTCTGCTCTAAACTTTGTTGCCGTTAAGATGCATTTGATAGTGTTTGGGATGATATGGATAAAATGGCTAGGTGGAATGATTTAATTGGGAAACCTAAGAAAGTGTATGTAAGATATTGTACCTAAATTTCAATAATGCTAATATCTCACACATACATTTTATCACAATTGTTTTACGACATAGATTATAATTGAATGTTTATCATTATTAAAACTAATTTGATTTCAGTACTCCTATGTACTAAACCCAATTCTTATCTGTCATTATCACATaaactcattattatttttaatcacGATGATAAAACAGTTGTGGCCAGTGTCTATCTGCGAGATGCTAGCATAATTAGATTAActgtccataaaaaaaaaattaattatttatttttagtcttAATGGTGCCCAAATTTGTGTTGGTGAGGGGTGTGGGAGTGGGAGGCGAATAGGAAGCACGTGAGGGAGAGGAGGCGAAGGTAGGGGTAGGGGCCAAATGGCGCTTACACAACTGATGAtctcatactctctctctcccactcACTCACTCTCACCTTGGTATTGTCAAATTGAAGTTGGCCTGTCATCTGATATTCTTCCAACACTACTCTCCGGACCACGTGGGTCACCCAGCTATTTCAGTCCCCACTGTAAAGTGTAGACCCCTACTCTTCTCTCTGCTCCTGATTGGACGGTTATCCAGTGGAATCAATATCCAATGACagtacccccccccccccctcccaaaaaaaataaaaaaaccaatctTGTCCACCCTCCGATCTTAAAATAATCCCACGGCCTCCATTACCTTTTGGTTTCATCGAGGTATATTAGCAAACTCTAGTCCACGTATATACAACCCTTTTGTCTTACACACTTCTTTCTTTCATTACATTTATGTACTTTGTTTGCAACCGTTGGATTAGTTGCTTAATACTCATTTAACGGTGCAGAGTAGTTAAGAACTtaagatgatgatggtgatgataatGAGGCAAATATAACTGAGAGTGAGAGTTTTTCTCTGAGAAAAGTAGTAACAGGCTTTGAAGTACATTTATGTGATCAGCTTTTTTATCGGTAATCGGTGATAAAACCATTGTCTCCAAGCAAAAGATCTGGCGGTCGACATTCAAAACTGGCCCAGAGAACTATATCCACCAGGTACAAATCTCTGCAGGTGACGTAATCCCCAGTTGCCCGTACTGTGTGTGTTCTGTCCCAGCAGTTCCCTTTTACCAATCAACTACCTCACACGTAGGAGAGTCATGGAGATCTCCAGCTCTTTTCTTGTGGGGATGGCCATTCTGGTCATTTTATCAGCTAATAGTGATGACTGATGTCATTAAATTAAGGCTATGTTTGGTTGGTTGGAAATAAGAGGGAAAGTTGACATAGAGTAGGGCCGaaacttagggtccgtttggatagaggagtggaaaagtgggagaatggaaaattgtgggaggatagaaaagtgagaggatggaaaatatttagttttccctcttgtgtgtttggttggaggggtggaaaagtgggagggtggaaaactcttttgtttggttggagagaaaaatggaaggatgaaaaatgtaatttatataaattgactattatacccttattacataatatgtaagaaatagatttatttgtacttattacataatattaaatttatcacatcatatatataaatttatattattattttaatgtaaaaattagatcaggtcatgttgaaaaaaaaaaaaaaaaaaacgttcacatcacattgaaaaaaaaaaaaaagaatgttcaGGTCAcgtggaaaaaagaaaaagaaaagaaaaggaacgTTTCAGgtcacgtaaaaaaaaaaaaaaaaaaaaggaacattTCAGATcccgtgaaaaaaaaaaaaaaaacaaacaaacaaagagaaCGTTCAGGTCATTGGAAGGGCATTACTGTAAAACTGCTTCAGTGCAGTTTTTCCCTCTTTGttttcctcccgatttgggaggaaaaaatttgtggcccagggagaaaattttctccctgattttccactccctctattttcttctcatttccAAACAGAggaaaactcagttttccactccattttctttcttacatTTTCCATTCCTCCTAAAATCTACCCATCCAAACACAGTGTTAGAGAATTTGTATCATATTCAGATGGACACAGATTGACATATTTAATAAATGTGTTTAACTAGGGAATCTGTTCTACCAATTTATTGAATGATTTTGGGAATTGTAACTTTATTTTAAGGAAGGAAAACTATTTCTAGTTGTATTGTATACATGCTATAAAATATGACAATGATCATAAATAAGTTATTTGTGTTAGGTAAACAAGTTAACTTGAATGGGTAATTAATTTGCGTTGTGTCATGttacttgtttaataaacaaaacGTGGTGATCATAacacaattaattaataaatatgtgTTCATGTCTCTTTTAACTACTAATCATGCACGAATTTTCTAATgtagtgaaaactgaaaagtggGTATTGAGTTAGCTATGGTATTCTTATAAGTGATGCACTTCATGGGCACTCAAGTGCATATAGTTCAAATTTGACAAGCGCTAGTTTGATTGATGAGTACGGATAAAGATGTTAGTATCAACGAATATGATTCGTATAACTCTTTGGAATATGTGGCTTTTAacaggaaaactaatgaaaatatTAGATACAATGATTATAAGGAGAATAAACACAACATATCTTCCAAAAACTTAGTAGACCGGTgagaaatattataaatttgaacAAGGATATAAATAATTGGAGAGTAAGACTTATGTACAATACTTAAGTACTATATCTTAGGTTCTTCTTTTAAGTTTCTgctatgtgaattttttctcattggaacttagtttatttttaagttaagtaACCATATGACTAAATTTTAatagagaaatttaaaaaatagcacCTAAAATATTGTACTTAAATTTTGTCTATTATAGTATACATGAAAGAGAAAATTAGAGATGAAAGAAGAATAATCATAGATAAAgtcttaaaaaaatgtattaatgTTAGGAGGATACTTGATATAATTATGTTTATTAAAACTTGTTTTAAGataacaaataattaatgaGTCTAAACCTTTTATCCTACTTTCCCTTCTTTACTCTATATTCTatgaataaaaacttaacatatgttccacttatttaattaaattctaaattttttattttctcatttaagatacctaaaataaatcaaaaataaaaactccaaCACATTCCCACCACCGCTGGTCACCATTGGCAAAGATCACTGGCGAAATTAGGAAGAGATCGCTGGTGCCATCAACGCTGCCAGTTAAGGCCATCCACCACCTTGATTTTCAAGTAGCTGTCTTTATGCCTAGCAAACCCAAATATTCAATCCTATTGTTTTAACAGAAAAGCCGCATCTGGGTTCAGCAaacgaataaaaaaaaaaaaagaagatttttatttgtaattattcCTTGCATTTACTGTTTTCGTAGCTTTCCTCTTCAATTATCAAGGCACcgaaattttttagttttccttCTTAAATTTTGAATCACAACAGATTGCAAGCCTAGAAGTTTATGCTTTGACTTTCAACTCAAATCAACAAAGCAATTTTGCTTGGTCTAATAGACAAAGTCATAGATCTTAAGGAAACTGTGAGGTGGGCTTCTTTTGAAGGCAGGCTAACATCAGTATTCACACAGAACAAAGAACTTGAACTTGGCAAGACCTCCATTACTGAGTTATGTTATTCTATGAAGATGTTTGTTAATTGAAatcttttaagaataaatattttcatcaattaaattttaagtttgtaCACTCTTTCATTAATGCTAATTAACTAAAATTGGAAGAAAATGAGTCTTATAGAATtattacaaagtaaaatttgAGACTTGCTTTTattgtaactctttttttttttggtaacatcTCTTTTATTCCTAGATTTTGAGAAGTTGGTATTTAACGAAAATGTACATAAATTAAGATTTCTTAAAACTTTTGAAGGATCTATAAACAAAAGAGTGTTAAACAATACTCaaatttaatattgttttattaagaaaaagataaatattATGTGTTTAGTAtgcatttttttgagaaatgttatgttaaaaaaagtaatttcaataacaggtttaaattaaaaccattaataatttattttatagaacTTATGATTAAAGAGTtatgaacataatttttttttaaaagaaataaattttagtgaATGTTACTCTAACTTGAGttaaggacttttttttttttttttttgtttgagaaagtGAGTTAAGGACTTTAGTTGCTCAACTCAACCcacaaatagggaaaaaaagaaaaaaaagtggcaGATTTTACTTGTAGAGAgctcttttaatttatttgtttatatttttttaattaatatgtaAATCAAGCAAAGTATTTATGGAAGGGCAGGCAGACCTAACGTATCTGGTGCGATAAATTGCAcaatacaatagaaagaagaaagttGAGTACGTAAAACAgtagaaaaatacaaagttgattttttattattcaagaattaagattaaaaaaaaaagtttcaatcttTAATATACCACCATTAATTAAAGGTAGAGTAGGTTCTGTTTTCTCCCATCACTTTTCTGcttagtttttaatttattttattcatgtatagtacaactttttaaaaaatcttacttttagatttataaaagtacaaagtataaaaaaaaagtatatttaatACACtgtcaataaaaaaacaaacgaTTTGTTAATTATGGTCGTCAACGACAGTACCTGTTGCTCTCTAACTAGTCTCTATTAACCGTACATTAGTACACTTATCACAAAACTACAAAATCCCCGACTACACAGTGGTACTTTTCCGTAATTAATACCATTCATCAAGGGTGTTTCTTTATACCTATATCACACGCTGCCTCTATATCTTTAGCCAAGAAACAAATAATATGAGTGCAAAATTTCGGTTTGGGGGACCCGGAATTCAATTCTTAAAAATTGACACATTGTCGCCGTTAAAAGTAACGGACCTAATATACACGTTAAAGCTAACGGCGACAGTTTGCTAAAAACTTGTTCGCAATTATTGTCATATTGTGTGCTTTCAaggctctctttctctcaagcTCCATCATAGTCCCTAGCGTAACACAAACCTCGTCCTCAAGAATCTCGAACAACCAGGGAAAAAAGAAGATGTGTCAGATTCGAGTTTCAAAAGGGTCTTTCTCAGAATTGAGATCTGAGGTACCATAATTCGGTGGAAGAGGTAAGCATGAATGAACTACTTTTTGAAGTTTTTGCAATGacaatttttgtgtttttgttttgtttttggttttgagaTTGATGAAGATCTACTTAGATGTAACTAGTTTATGTGGAACTGTACGTATGTTCTTGATTATGGTTTTGCTTTTTGGTGTCATGGGTCTTTGTCGAATTATGACACTTAAGTGAAAAtctcacttttatttattattttatctttttcaaaatttgggtcactgtttatgtttaaattatatAGCTTCTCAGAGCTTATTCATAGACAGGTTTTAGAGGTGTTCTTGAGCTGAGTCAGCTGGATCTGTAACTCGGATCCTACATtatttattgtactttttttcttcGATGGTCGGATTAGGGTTTCAGCATGATAGACGTGGACATGTGGTATTGTGATTCTCTAGCTGAAGTGGTGGTGATGCTTTTACGTTTCGATTTTTGATCTAAAAAGCTTTACTGTTTTTTGGGTGTTCATCAAGTTGAAGATTACCGACAGCGATAGGGATTGCACTGTTTGTGATAAAGTTTCGGAGCGGTGTGTGTATGAAATAATTGTCGCTTTGGTAGGGAAGTCAGTACAGTGACTTGTTATTTCAAAGTAAAACCTATGacccaaaacaacaaacaataaaacaaaacaaaaaaagaaacaagcagTGGTAATAAATTCGAAACAAGATAGtggcatctctctctctctctctctctctctctttctctctgtgtCTTTCTCTATTTGGTGAAGCTTTTACCTTGAATCTTTCTTCGTCTTTTGTGTCGTCCTCCTAGCTGCACAGTGTGCATTTTATGTGTTATGTTATCAACGCATGCATTCTTTGAATATCACTGAGGTAAGATGTAGAGCAGCCCTATTATTCTTTgtaatttaaattgattatataatatatgttttatttttgatgtttgAACACGATGATAAGTTGCAGAAAAGTGCTTAGAGAATGGTACTTTCAACTCTAGCTTGGTGAGTCAATGGAGATGAGTGGCTTTAGGCCTGAACTGCATGTAGCACAGCAAAGCCGGCGTGATAAGTTGAGAGTTCCGCAACAAAGTTCAACCCCATCTCACCATTTAGAAGATTTTCCTGACAATTTGGAACAAATACCAGTCGTCCACTCGAGGCTAAACCCAGATCTTGTTCAAGTTCGGAATGTTGACAATGCCAATTTGCTTTATGACCCAGCTGTATACTCCTCAGATATGATCCATTTTTCTTCGAAGTCAAATGTTCGCCAAGAGATAGATGCAACTGACCCATTTGCCAATTCATCTCACGCTCACCCAATCTCCTCCAATTTCAATTCTTTACCTAAAGCCCCCGGTGAACCACGTAATTGGAAAAGCCATGGTGGTTCACAGCAAGGCTGTGATTGGGCGGTGAATTATGCTAGTGGTTCGGTAGGTAGTGAAAGCAATGTTGTTCCAAGCCCAGTGTTTTTCGGGGAAGTAAATAACATTTCTGGATATCCACACTATTCGAAACCTAGTCATTTCAATGAGTTTCAAGATGTCAGGTCGTCTTTCAAAAATCCGTCCAGTACCCAAGATAGACAAAAGCATTTCACATCTTCTTCTCCACTTTACCAAAATAGTCTCCAAGATGTTGTCACTTCAGCTTCTAACAGAACCCAGGGGTTAGAAATGGTGTCACTTGTGCAGCACAATTTGAGAGGAACTGGCCGTGCATGGCCAGAGGGTGGGAACGAACTTGCTCTACTTCCAGCCTATGGAAATCAGTCAGACGTGTTGTGTTTTGAAAACGCTGGTGCTTGGCCAAATAGACCAGTTGAGAATTGGAGTGGTGGTGAATTGGGTTTTGCTGCAAGAAAGAGTAGTGATGAAGAATTGAGAAATGTTGTGAATACTGATTCCAATCCTCAGGGTTTATCACTCTCACTTTCATCAAACCCAACTTCAAAACTGCCTCAGTTTGGAGAGGGATCATGTGGGTCAGGACCAAAGCCATCTATAATTAGTAAAGGTAGTGGGAAATCTCTTCAAGACATAGTGGGGGTTTCTACTACTAACACTTATAGAAACACTGGTCCTCTTGGCCCTTTCACAGGATATGCAACCATTTTAAAGAGTTCAAAGTTCTTGAGGCCTGCACAGCTGTTATTGGATGAATTTTGTGGTATAAAGAGTGGTTTAAAACTCTTGAAACCATGTGAGGTGTCTGAGAGGATGTCTAGCGAGGTTAGCACCTCAGGTGATGCTATGAATGCTACTGAAACTGAGGTTGGTGCAATGGGTAACAATTCAGGTGGATCTTCCTCCACATTTTATAGTTCAAATGAAATTAGTGGTGATGGTGGAGTTGGGAGTAGCTCTTGTGAATCTTTTCGGCCTGACTACCAACAAAAGAAGGCAAAGCTTCTATATATGCAGGAGGAGGTTGGTTgttgatttatctttatctaattaattatcttccatttgttaatatatatatatatatatatatgtatatgcttGTGTGAGATATGTAAATAGTGTATGCGTGTGTGATAATGTTAAAATGACAATGGCATGttagtttcttttgttttgaaaggATTTAAATTGTTAGAAACCAACAACATGCATTGATTATTGGGTGTAGATAAGTAtgttaaaaggaaaatgctaaagctaaCTTTAGTTTAGCAAGTGATGTTAGAGATATTACAATTTTTGCTACATAAAGCTAACAAGTTAATGTGTCATAAACCactaaaaagtaattcaaatgaTAATTAATTAGGTTGATGTCCATTAATCACATTCATTGCATGTCACAATGATTAGTTTGTGacattttgtagtaaaatttgtagtagctttagaatttttttgtcaaGAGCTTTTAGCTTAATTGGAATCTCTTGGTGTTTTTAACATAGACATCCAATATATAAATTCCACTGCTCCCAACTATCAATGTGTatagaaaaaacaatttcccaccaattttattaaaatatatttacaaattgaAATGACAATGAATTTGATTGGTAGATTTTAACAACATAGTAAATGAATGATTGACTATTCTTTTTGTGATGGATGCCACATTGGTTTGTCAGGcttatgcaataaaatttttaatttccctAGCATGAAAAAGTTCCTTTACATTTCAAGGCTCTCCATTTCTTCCATTTCACTGTTAATTAGGATTTAATTTCTAGATCTAACGGTTTGTCAAcatcattcaaaattttaaataacatggtTGTTTGTATAccttcaaaatattaaaatttaatttaaactatAATATTCATCCATTTCGGATGGAAACGATCCTTTTCCCCCTAGCACCACTCAGGTCAAAATTATAGTTGGAGTCCTCTGACTTTGTAGCTCAGTGTTTATAACAAACTAAGTACACATGAATTTggtttcaaaacctttttcagGCCTCAAATCTCACCTTTcagattataaatttatatagaaaacgaaaaagaaaatctGTATTATATCTATGTTCTCAAAGTTTATTTTTCATCTAATGcaacaaaataatttgttaaaaatcTCAACTGTAATTATCCGCCTATAATCCAGGCGAGTTCCAAATTGTATTGATAAAAGGAAATGCAAGATATAAAACTATTCATAGAGAAAATTACGTTTTAAATACTGttctcattgaaaaaaaatctgTCTTTATGTTTGAAGAACAGTGATAGAAAAGTTAAGACATTCTTTCTTGGGATTGGTGGAGAAAGGGAAGAAGGGGTATTAACAGAGACAAATAAGGAAGGACttgtagctctctctctctctctctatatatatatatatatatatatatatatacacacacatatatacacacacgcacATGTTATAACTAAGTTATAAAAAGTGCAACCAAGTGGGTGCAACCAAGTGGGTTCATAGTTGAATATAATTTTGAACTGGAAAACTGTGTGCTACTGCTCCAAATTTAACATATAGTGTCCATATTCATAAGGGTGACTAAAGGTTTTCAATCACTCTCTGCTTGATGCAGCTCTACTATTATAGGCTCTATGTAGCTGGCTGTGGTAGTCACTCGACAGGACCTGGGGACAGTTTAGCCATGAGCTTAAGTgattcatcccaaaaaaaaaaaaaaaaaaaaaaatcactgatTAGGATATTAATCTAATATTTGATCTTGGGATCAACATGTTACCGATAATAAGATGGGCAATGAAACTCttatttttacattcactttCATGTTTTAAAATGTGGACATTTTAAAACAGTGGATGTATGTTTTACATCTACATTTTCATATCAATGTAGATATTGATGTAAAATAGTGGATGTAAATGAGTATGAGAGGATATTTTCCATAATTAGATCCCCTCTAGTGTCAATGTTTGCCccttctctttaattttttcaaatcgGCTCTCATCTTTGAGCTTTATATTTTATCCTTATCTAGGCGTCCTCCACATATGCATACCAAGAATTAGATCTCCCCTAGTCATATTGAAATGAGGTTGCTCATCCTTCCCATTGAGTCAATCACTCAATCTCACGGAAGTCACTTCAGACTGAATCAATTAAtcttgggaaaaattaattaacaaagGTTGGATTTAATGCTTGAGACTAGCCGTTGGAACAACTTACACATAGAAAAACATacacaacattaaaaaaatatgactgGCAATGAggatgatttttattttctagtgcTTCTATTGCCTTCTATGGAGATTCAGGCTTGCAGTGGGGTATTGCTGTACAAAAGTTGGAATACCAGTGCTGAATGAAATATTGGATATCCAATATCacttaacatggtatcaaatttgaattttttatgttcttttcaATGCTAATATGTGTATGATTATGATTTTGATGACGTTGTTTGTGTAACTAATGCTAGTCTCCCCTAGACTCCTAAGTTACTtcctttcttcattttcttttcgtTATTCACTTGACTATACTGTTGTTCTGCTAGTCAACACGTGTTTGGAAGTTGGTTGGATTGTAGCTGTGTATGCATAGGTTAAATATTTGGATAAGTTATTTGGTCTCCCTAAAGTAGGTCTTGGCACCTAATATGAAGCCTTTGCTTTTCAATTTCTCAATTCTTACCTTGGTTTTCACCAATTcttattagtaaaaaaaaaaaaaaaaaaaaaaaaaaaaaaaacagaaaaagatgAAATTAAGATGGATTGTATCCTAGTAGGAGATAATTTGGTTATTTCTttgtgttagagatatattagcccattagcatagtagattaaaccctagactaatagacttctagtacaagtaggagacttggcttgcacataaagtagaattaggcttgggcctatgctaatgggctaatatatctctaacacttTGCAAATCACTCCTCACTATTTTATTTCCTTGAGTTTGGAGGATTATAGCATGCATCTGGATGATTCATGGCAGTTTTAACTTGCTAATTCTCTAAAAGTAACATGTTTGATAGGTTGATGGTGCACTGTCATTATATGAGAATTTATGCAATACCTCAAAATGACTACACACATCAGTGATACCTATACTtgtttatatagtaaataatgcTCAGTGTGGGACTTAGCACACACCTATATGATGCCCTCACATATAGTACTTGACATCCTTTGTGTATCGCTATCTCTCCCTGTCAAATGTTTGGTATCTTTGTCTAATGAACTCTTGCTGCCTTGCAGTGTCCTTGAGTCTTAAGGCATTACCGTATTGGTTTGGATATCATTTGACAACCTCGTCTTGCCCATGTTGCCATGTGGAATGTTATTGCACTGCTTTCTCAAGTTTTTTGCTCTCATATTCAAGTGAAAATGGAATTAAGTTTTTCGATTGATTGATATGTGCTTCTCACTGATTTTATATGCTCATCTTTGATAGAAAAATCTTCAAAGTctgaaatttcaattaattttttttttttttaaatttcagtttaCATGTTGATGCTAACTTTTGATGCATTTCATAGGCCCGTAGGGCATCCATATGCGTTAAAGTTCccgatttttaataaatatataagatgaTTCTAGATTGATGAAAGATCCGTTCTAGCTTTCACTCTTAAGAGAGTCCTAATGTCTTTTTAAAATCATGATGAGGCAGCTGTGACTATTCTTTTGTCCAAATATGCTATAAAAGGAATATAGCCATTGCCTATGTTAACTGCAAACAGTTGATTGAAACCaatgaaaaagataaataatcATTGAACAACTTTAAATTTAAAGTGAAACTTTAGGGAACAAAGAACCGGAATTTTAAATGGCCCACATTGTCATTAGGATAGGATATGTAGGAccattgaaatttaaatttcaattaacaGTACACACCACTTCTTTTCTAGTCGCTTTATTAAAGTCCGAGACCCAATGAGTTGTGTCTGTCAATGTCCAAAGGCCTCATTGTAGTGTGAATTTAGGGCCCATGTTAATGTTActattaatttttctcattctagGATGAATAGACAACACATTTCAACTGTCATTACTCTCTTTCACCCATTCCAATATAAGGATTAGTCAATCTAAAGGATTAGTCAATCaaataatagataataaatGGGTCAGTTTGGAAATAAACGAATTGCTGGTTGTAGAATACTATCATTCTCATCATACTTAactctaaataaaataaaatttccaacactttttccctcttttgcctAAGCAAAAAGACCGACCAAAGTAAGTGCActcaaagaaaatatcatcTTACTCTGCATAAGTTGTTATCATAacattataactattgaatttcTTTCATGATGGTTGTTATCAATTTTCACCCAAgtcacttatttaaaaaaaaaaaaaaggcacccTTGAGTTGAGTAAACTGCCTAGTGCTATAAAAAGATCTCACAATTGTCTAGATGACAAGTGGTTAACAGTAAATGATAAAGTGATTTGATTGGataaatattgtgaatattatTATATTGGTTGCAGTACTCCTCTAAGTAGTTGCATGTACTGTTCTTGCTTTGTGACTTGCTGTGCTGgacctttctcttcttttatgtGAAAGGTATGCAGAAGGTACAAGCAATATCATCAGCAAATGCAGATGGTAGTTTCATCCTTTGAAACAGTAGCAGGTCTAAGTTCTGCCACTCCTTACATATCCTTGGCTCTGAAGTCAGTCTCTAGGCACTTTCGGTCTCTAAAGAATGCTATCTCAGACCAGCTTAAGCATATAAGAAGAACTCTCGGGGAGGATTTGTCATCACCGACAACTGGTACGAGCAGTAGTAAAGTTGATACAAGTACGTCGAGGCTGAAGTACTTGGACCAGAGCTTGCAAAGGCACAAATATGGTGGGGGCAATGTGGGGTTCCTTGAAACCCAACATGTCTGGAGGCCCCAGAGAGGCCTACCAGAACGTTCGGTCGCTATTCTTAGAGCCTGGCTATTTGAACATTTTCTTCACCCGTAAGCCTCTCTGcgtgatttgtttgttttacaattttaataTCATGTGAATTTGTTGTGTTTATGGATGATGCTGTTTTAGGTACCCCACGGACACAGACAAGCACATGTTAGCCACTCAAACAGGTCTTTCTCGAAACCAGGTAaggttaattaatttttattacata
Coding sequences within:
- the LOC126725616 gene encoding BEL1-like homeodomain protein 8, which gives rise to MEMSGFRPELHVAQQSRRDKLRVPQQSSTPSHHLEDFPDNLEQIPVVHSRLNPDLVQVRNVDNANLLYDPAVYSSDMIHFSSKSNVRQEIDATDPFANSSHAHPISSNFNSLPKAPGEPRNWKSHGGSQQGCDWAVNYASGSVGSESNVVPSPVFFGEVNNISGYPHYSKPSHFNEFQDVRSSFKNPSSTQDRQKHFTSSSPLYQNSLQDVVTSASNRTQGLEMVSLVQHNLRGTGRAWPEGGNELALLPAYGNQSDVLCFENAGAWPNRPVENWSGGELGFAARKSSDEELRNVVNTDSNPQGLSLSLSSNPTSKLPQFGEGSCGSGPKPSIISKGSGKSLQDIVGVSTTNTYRNTGPLGPFTGYATILKSSKFLRPAQLLLDEFCGIKSGLKLLKPCEVSERMSSEVSTSGDAMNATETEVGAMGNNSGGSSSTFYSSNEISGDGGVGSSSCESFRPDYQQKKAKLLYMQEEVCRRYKQYHQQMQMVVSSFETVAGLSSATPYISLALKSVSRHFRSLKNAISDQLKHIRRTLGEDLSSPTTGTSSSKVDTSTSRLKYLDQSLQRHKYGGGNVGFLETQHVWRPQRGLPERSVAILRAWLFEHFLHPYPTDTDKHMLATQTGLSRNQVSNWFINARVRVWKPMVEEIHMLETKGVAEANQNSNKNGGNSAAEGSRDQLPNNLSINAMHNKQMECLGMESSLSTGHGLDAEQWNQEKRSRMDCQIPTNMDGSSLMGFVPYQRGGLEIGGLGVGAVSLTLGLRHGAENAQHQHQHQHQHQHQHQHQLQQQEDQLRQQFGGQMIHDFVG